A genomic segment from Actinoplanes sichuanensis encodes:
- a CDS encoding WD40 repeat domain-containing protein, with product MAVAVALLGFTAAVAVSPSTSQPSLTLTSAVAVPTGADLEARLRAVVDGVNGRIALRPDGKMFATVSAGTVRVWSTAAGRPTGVPITGITGTVHAVEFSADGELLAVAGDGGVSLWDPATGERSGAPLTGHTGAVRTVSFSSTGKLMATGGDDGTARLWDPATGRLVHTLTGHTGAVRNVVFSRNGKRLATTGADDTVRLWQPTTGRPIGEPRTVAPGPVYAMSFSPDGRLLAASGGGNTVRLWNPITGEPAGVPLTGSSGPVLGLTFSLGHKLLATSSGGDSTVQVWNTTTRRPAIAPLTGHNRPVRAMRFARGGELLVTGSDDGTVRLWNTETGAAEAAPLTGHTGPVWSLRINASGKRLVTAGADGKVRLWHITDEDPA from the coding sequence GTGGCGGTCGCAGTGGCCCTGCTCGGGTTCACCGCCGCCGTCGCCGTCTCGCCCAGCACCTCGCAACCCTCGCTCACCCTGACGTCAGCGGTCGCGGTACCGACCGGCGCAGACCTCGAAGCCCGGCTCCGCGCCGTCGTCGACGGTGTGAACGGGCGCATCGCACTGCGCCCGGACGGCAAGATGTTCGCCACCGTCAGCGCCGGCACGGTACGGGTGTGGAGCACCGCCGCCGGCCGCCCGACCGGAGTGCCGATCACCGGCATCACCGGAACCGTCCACGCGGTCGAGTTCAGTGCCGACGGCGAACTGCTGGCCGTCGCCGGTGACGGCGGGGTGTCGCTGTGGGACCCGGCCACCGGCGAGCGGTCCGGTGCACCGTTGACCGGCCACACCGGAGCGGTGCGCACGGTGTCCTTCAGCTCGACCGGCAAGCTGATGGCCACCGGCGGCGACGACGGAACGGCCCGGCTGTGGGATCCGGCCACCGGTCGCTTGGTGCACACCCTGACCGGGCACACCGGCGCCGTACGCAACGTCGTGTTCAGCCGCAACGGCAAGCGGCTCGCGACCACCGGGGCCGACGACACGGTACGGCTGTGGCAGCCCACGACCGGCCGTCCGATCGGCGAACCCCGGACCGTCGCCCCCGGACCGGTCTACGCGATGAGCTTCAGCCCCGACGGCCGGCTGCTGGCCGCCTCCGGCGGCGGCAACACCGTCCGGCTCTGGAACCCGATCACCGGCGAACCCGCGGGCGTTCCGCTGACCGGCAGCTCCGGGCCAGTGCTCGGACTCACCTTCAGCCTCGGCCACAAACTGCTGGCCACGTCCTCCGGCGGCGACAGCACCGTCCAGGTGTGGAACACCACGACCCGCCGCCCGGCCATCGCGCCACTGACCGGACACAACCGGCCGGTACGCGCCATGCGGTTCGCCCGCGGCGGGGAACTGCTGGTCACCGGCAGCGACGACGGCACCGTACGGCTGTGGAACACCGAGACCGGAGCCGCCGAAGCCGCCCCGCTGACCGGCCACACCGGCCCGGTCTGGTCGCTGCGGATCAACGCGAGCGGCAAACGGCTGGTCACCGCCGGAGCCGACGGCAAGGTGCGGCTGTGGCACATCACCGACGAGGACCCGGCCTGA
- a CDS encoding endonuclease/exonuclease/phosphatase family protein gives MKTRSPFVALALASVMALPAGPAWAEPTTAGPVEPQHLRVMTRNIYLGADLTPALTVQDTPALLAAVSMIYAQVRATDFAVRAEGLADEIQRERPDLLGLQEVVTWTTTGPGAGPSQDFLAVLRQALARRGLHYTVAATSPGSDIGPMPLTAPCASATIGACTLRLRDSDVLLVNDRTPGLHWSAPSHGVYQARLTVPLPGGAPPVQLVHGWASIEAKHHGVSFRFVTTHLETQRFPQIQKAQVTEFLAGPAAGPGTVIAVGDFNSAADGSTTDTYQLLTGRFRDAWTTGPGYTCCQNPGLDNPASQAASRIDLVLLGGAASPRDARVVGADPFRATAPRYTSDHAGVAATIDWRRPAK, from the coding sequence GTGAAAACGCGCTCCCCATTCGTCGCTCTCGCACTCGCCAGTGTCATGGCGCTGCCGGCCGGGCCGGCCTGGGCCGAACCCACCACGGCCGGACCCGTCGAACCGCAGCATCTGCGGGTGATGACCCGCAACATCTACCTCGGTGCCGACCTCACCCCGGCCCTCACGGTGCAGGACACGCCCGCGTTGCTCGCGGCGGTCTCGATGATCTACGCACAGGTACGGGCGACCGACTTCGCCGTACGAGCCGAGGGTCTCGCCGACGAGATCCAGCGGGAGCGTCCCGACCTGCTCGGGTTGCAGGAGGTCGTCACGTGGACGACGACCGGTCCGGGCGCCGGGCCGTCCCAGGACTTCCTGGCCGTTCTGCGGCAGGCACTCGCCCGCCGCGGCCTGCACTACACGGTCGCGGCCACGTCACCCGGTTCCGACATCGGCCCGATGCCGCTGACCGCCCCCTGCGCGTCGGCCACGATCGGGGCGTGCACGCTGCGGTTGCGGGACAGCGACGTGCTGCTCGTGAACGACCGCACTCCCGGCCTGCACTGGTCGGCCCCGAGCCACGGCGTCTACCAGGCCCGGCTGACCGTGCCGCTGCCGGGAGGAGCTCCGCCGGTCCAACTGGTGCACGGCTGGGCGTCCATCGAGGCGAAGCACCACGGGGTGTCGTTCCGGTTCGTCACCACCCACCTGGAGACTCAGCGGTTTCCGCAGATCCAGAAGGCCCAGGTCACCGAGTTCCTCGCCGGGCCCGCCGCCGGCCCGGGAACGGTGATCGCGGTCGGTGACTTCAACTCGGCCGCCGACGGCAGTACGACCGACACCTACCAGCTGCTGACCGGCCGGTTCCGGGACGCCTGGACCACGGGGCCGGGCTACACGTGCTGCCAGAACCCCGGCTTGGACAATCCGGCCTCGCAAGCGGCGTCACGGATCGATCTGGTGCTGCTCGGCGGCGCCGCGTCGCCGAGGGACGCCAGGGTCGTCGGAGCGGACCCGTTCCGGGCGACCGCGCCGCGATACACCTCCGACCACGCCGGTGTCGCGGCCACCATCGACTGGCGACGCCCGGCGAAGTAG
- a CDS encoding sensor domain-containing protein, which translates to MSDDEGQARLFGSAFDHASAGMTLVDDSGIYLRVNRAYADFIGYTVEELVGRYFGDFTCTRDHDADVALVGDLISGVRSAILREKEYRHRDGRILPALVSSTLVRPIPGGRWQLLSTVDSLTEQHSAQRQLAEMSSTVDGIVTVDQAGRIVAWNQGAERLLGYTSADMLGQEFAVVVPVRVRQEYQAGLAQFVAGGSPLRGTTVEVPAVHADGRELLTELSLSTWAHDGHPRYTAILRDVTVQRRAQRAAALIRHAAVTANSADAFDDAAADVVREVCVRLQWRAGHAWISGSERAVWHVGEHGHDAACTLSECAARGDAGSMSEMPGDGVALIVTDLARLKPWGGSLAGCGIGAAVAVPVLTGGEAIGVLSFYLPADIATPDHDLLQALEQIGLALGRVVERQRTNETLAWQATHDPVTDLANRRLLLDHIRDSQQACRSVAAQSALLLINLDRFRLVNDALGYAVGDQVLRLVAERLRLAAGPGNLLARLSADEFVVLTELPTDPGNTVSAGLAHRLLQALGEPLTIGGHELRLRASIGIRPIHAGNLPPGLLPAAVLRDADAALRQAKRRGKDQVVVFDGALAGTAVRRVDDEIALARAITEEQLLVHYQPIIALDTGRPVGAEALVRWNRPGQGRVAPDRFIPLAEDTGLIIDLGRWVLRRACRDAARWTSEAPVMADASVSVNVSPRQLTHPRFIGDLDAALADSGLPARRLTLEITETALISEPEAVMETLHEIRIRGVQLALDDFGTGYSSLSYVQKLPATILKIDKSFVDPITGPGAGTSLSEVVIKLADATGLVTVAEGVENPEQASALRLLGCHRGQGYTWSRPIAQNELSQIAGALSIVSDVPGTAV; encoded by the coding sequence GTGAGCGACGACGAGGGACAGGCACGGCTGTTCGGCTCCGCCTTCGACCACGCCTCGGCGGGCATGACACTGGTCGACGACTCCGGGATCTACCTGCGCGTGAACCGGGCCTACGCCGACTTCATCGGCTACACCGTCGAGGAACTCGTCGGCCGTTACTTCGGTGACTTCACCTGTACGCGGGACCACGACGCCGACGTCGCCCTGGTCGGTGATCTCATCTCCGGGGTGCGCAGCGCGATCCTGCGGGAGAAGGAATACCGGCACCGCGACGGCCGGATCCTGCCGGCGCTGGTCTCCAGCACGCTGGTCCGGCCGATCCCCGGCGGCCGGTGGCAACTGTTGAGCACCGTCGACTCCCTGACCGAGCAGCACAGTGCGCAGCGGCAACTGGCCGAGATGAGCTCCACCGTCGACGGCATCGTCACGGTGGATCAGGCCGGTCGAATCGTGGCGTGGAACCAGGGTGCCGAGCGGCTGCTCGGGTACACCTCGGCCGACATGCTCGGCCAGGAGTTCGCGGTCGTCGTCCCGGTGCGGGTCCGCCAGGAGTACCAGGCGGGGCTCGCGCAGTTCGTCGCCGGTGGCAGTCCGTTGCGCGGTACCACCGTCGAGGTGCCGGCCGTGCACGCCGACGGCCGGGAACTGCTGACCGAGTTGTCGTTGTCGACCTGGGCCCATGACGGGCACCCGCGCTACACGGCCATCCTGCGGGACGTGACCGTACAGCGTCGCGCGCAGCGGGCGGCCGCGCTGATCCGCCATGCCGCAGTGACGGCCAACAGCGCCGACGCCTTCGATGACGCCGCCGCCGACGTGGTGCGGGAGGTGTGCGTACGCCTGCAGTGGCGGGCCGGGCATGCCTGGATCAGCGGCAGCGAACGCGCGGTGTGGCACGTCGGTGAGCACGGGCACGACGCCGCCTGCACGCTGTCGGAGTGCGCCGCGCGAGGTGATGCGGGGAGCATGTCGGAGATGCCGGGTGACGGCGTCGCACTGATCGTCACCGACCTCGCCCGCCTCAAGCCGTGGGGCGGGTCGCTGGCCGGCTGCGGGATCGGCGCCGCCGTGGCGGTGCCGGTGCTGACCGGCGGCGAGGCGATCGGGGTGCTCTCGTTCTATCTGCCCGCCGACATCGCCACGCCGGACCACGATCTGCTGCAGGCGCTGGAGCAGATCGGCCTGGCGCTGGGCCGGGTCGTGGAACGGCAGCGCACCAACGAGACATTGGCCTGGCAGGCGACTCACGATCCGGTCACCGATCTCGCCAACCGCCGGTTGCTGCTGGACCACATCCGCGACAGCCAGCAGGCCTGCCGCAGTGTCGCGGCGCAGAGCGCTCTGCTGCTGATCAATCTCGACCGGTTCCGGCTGGTCAACGACGCCCTCGGTTATGCGGTGGGTGACCAGGTCCTGCGGCTGGTCGCGGAGCGGCTCCGGCTCGCCGCCGGTCCGGGGAACCTACTGGCCCGGTTGAGCGCCGACGAGTTCGTCGTTCTGACCGAGCTGCCGACGGATCCCGGGAACACCGTCTCCGCCGGCCTGGCCCACCGGCTGCTGCAGGCACTGGGTGAACCGCTGACCATCGGCGGCCACGAGCTCCGGCTCCGGGCGAGCATCGGGATCCGTCCCATCCATGCCGGCAATCTGCCGCCCGGCCTCCTGCCGGCTGCCGTCCTGCGTGACGCCGACGCCGCGTTGCGGCAGGCCAAGCGTCGTGGCAAGGATCAGGTGGTGGTGTTCGACGGTGCGCTGGCGGGCACCGCGGTGCGGCGGGTCGACGACGAGATCGCCCTGGCCCGGGCCATCACCGAGGAGCAGCTCCTGGTGCACTACCAGCCGATCATCGCGCTGGACACCGGACGGCCGGTGGGCGCCGAGGCGCTGGTGCGCTGGAACCGGCCCGGTCAGGGGAGGGTCGCGCCCGATCGATTCATCCCGCTGGCCGAGGACACCGGCCTGATCATCGATCTCGGCCGCTGGGTGTTGCGCCGGGCGTGCCGGGACGCCGCGAGATGGACGTCCGAGGCCCCGGTCATGGCCGACGCGTCGGTCAGCGTGAACGTCTCGCCTCGGCAGCTGACCCATCCCCGGTTCATCGGCGATCTCGACGCCGCGCTGGCCGACAGTGGCCTGCCCGCTCGGCGGCTCACCCTGGAGATCACCGAGACCGCGTTGATCAGCGAGCCGGAGGCGGTGATGGAGACCCTGCACGAGATCCGCATCCGCGGGGTCCAGTTGGCGCTGGACGACTTCGGCACCGGCTACAGCTCGCTGAGCTACGTGCAGAAGCTGCCCGCGACGATCCTGAAGATCGACAAGAGCTTCGTCGACCCGATCACCGGGCCGGGCGCCGGAACCTCGCTCAGTGAGGTCGTGATCAAACTCGCCGATGCCACCGGGCTGGTCACCGTCGCCGAGGGCGTGGAGAACCCGGAACAGGCCAGCGCCCTGCGGTTGCTCGGCTGCCACCGCGGTCAGGGATACACCTGGTCGCGGCCGATCGCGCAGAACGAGTTGTCGCAGATCGCCGGAGCTCTCTCGATCGTCAGCGACGTTCCCGGCACCGCCGTCTGA
- a CDS encoding DUF4360 domain-containing protein: protein MFKIFATGTAMLAYLAACPAPAAASPGPPAPQDRMSISVVSANGSGCPLGTADVTVSPDNKAFTVTYSAFTAQVGAGAKAIDFRKNCQMALSVDVPEGFTYAIARTDYRGFARLERGASGLQAAFYYFQGEPRTTATRHNFTGPADGDWQRTDTIGISSLSFLPCGERRYLNVNTELRVNAGTSNRKATSFLTMDSTDGNLDTVYHVAWKKC from the coding sequence ATGTTCAAGATCTTCGCCACCGGCACCGCCATGCTCGCCTATCTCGCCGCCTGCCCGGCACCGGCGGCAGCCTCCCCCGGGCCTCCGGCGCCGCAGGATCGGATGTCCATCAGCGTCGTGTCCGCCAACGGCTCCGGCTGCCCGCTGGGCACCGCCGACGTCACCGTGTCGCCGGACAACAAGGCCTTCACCGTGACCTACAGCGCCTTCACCGCACAGGTCGGCGCCGGCGCCAAGGCCATCGACTTCCGCAAGAACTGCCAGATGGCCCTCTCGGTCGACGTTCCGGAGGGATTCACCTACGCCATTGCCCGCACCGACTACCGGGGCTTCGCCCGGCTGGAACGCGGGGCGTCCGGCCTCCAGGCCGCGTTCTACTACTTCCAGGGTGAGCCGCGCACCACCGCGACCCGGCACAACTTCACCGGCCCGGCCGATGGCGACTGGCAGCGCACCGACACCATCGGCATCAGTTCGCTGTCCTTCCTGCCCTGCGGCGAACGCCGCTACCTCAACGTCAACACCGAACTACGGGTCAACGCCGGCACCTCCAACCGCAAGGCCACCAGCTTCCTCACCATGGACTCCACCGACGGCAATCTCGACACCGTGTACCACGTCGCCTGGAAGAAGTGCTGA
- a CDS encoding glycoside hydrolase family 6 protein, with protein sequence MARSRVVAVAAACTTVAAASVLIVTGTASAGTISGTLYRDPNTPVARWLSSNSGDSRATVIRSRIDSQPATRWLSNFNISTIGSEVATYVNAANAAGQIPALTVYGITNRDCGGASSGGAPDLTQYQTWIGNIARNLGGQTVVLNLEPDSIALLTCLNSTEIAARNQALRTATQTLKAGNPNAKVYLDGGHSAWNSAGDQASRLVAAGVADADGFYTNASNFQPTSAESAYGRSIISSLSGQGVNGKRQVIDTSRNGGASGDWCGDDNTDRRIGQYPTVNTGDANIDAYLWIKPPGEADGCRYAAGSFQPDLAYSLASSAPNPPSSPTSAPSSPSSSPSSSPSSSPSSSPSTSPSLPTGACGATLRAVSTWNGGYQGEVKVQAGSGTPNGWTVSWTLPSGSSISQVWNGTLTTSGSTVSVRNVSWNGNLPADGSTTFGFIATGTTGAPTLTCTSP encoded by the coding sequence ATGGCCCGTTCCCGCGTCGTCGCCGTCGCTGCCGCCTGCACCACCGTGGCCGCGGCGAGCGTTCTGATCGTCACCGGCACCGCCTCCGCCGGCACCATCTCCGGAACCCTCTACCGAGACCCGAACACCCCGGTCGCCCGCTGGCTGTCGTCGAACTCCGGCGACTCCCGCGCCACCGTGATCCGCAGCAGGATCGACAGTCAACCGGCCACCCGCTGGCTGTCGAACTTCAACATCTCCACCATCGGCAGCGAGGTCGCCACCTACGTCAACGCCGCGAACGCGGCCGGGCAGATCCCCGCCCTGACCGTCTACGGCATCACCAACCGCGACTGCGGCGGCGCCAGCTCGGGCGGCGCTCCCGACCTCACCCAGTACCAGACGTGGATCGGCAACATCGCCCGCAACCTGGGCGGCCAGACCGTCGTGCTGAACCTGGAGCCCGACTCGATCGCCTTGCTCACCTGCCTGAACAGCACCGAGATCGCGGCCCGCAACCAGGCGCTGCGCACCGCCACCCAGACCCTGAAGGCCGGCAACCCGAACGCCAAGGTCTACCTCGACGGCGGGCACTCCGCCTGGAACAGCGCCGGTGACCAGGCGTCCCGGCTGGTCGCCGCCGGTGTCGCGGACGCGGACGGCTTCTACACCAACGCCTCCAACTTCCAACCGACGAGCGCGGAGTCGGCGTACGGCCGCTCGATCATCTCCTCGCTGAGCGGGCAGGGCGTCAACGGCAAACGGCAGGTGATCGACACCAGCCGCAACGGTGGCGCCAGTGGCGACTGGTGCGGCGACGACAACACCGACCGCCGGATCGGGCAGTACCCGACGGTGAACACCGGCGACGCGAACATCGACGCCTACCTGTGGATCAAGCCGCCGGGTGAGGCCGACGGCTGCCGGTACGCCGCCGGCTCGTTCCAGCCGGACCTCGCCTACAGCCTGGCCAGTTCGGCACCCAACCCGCCGTCCTCACCGACGTCGGCGCCGTCCTCACCGTCGTCGTCGCCCTCGTCGTCACCGTCCTCGTCGCCGTCGTCCTCCCCATCGACGTCACCGTCGCTGCCGACCGGTGCCTGCGGCGCCACCCTGCGAGCGGTGAGCACCTGGAACGGCGGTTACCAGGGCGAGGTCAAAGTCCAGGCCGGCAGCGGTACGCCCAACGGCTGGACGGTCTCCTGGACGCTGCCGTCCGGTTCCTCGATCAGCCAGGTCTGGAACGGCACGCTGACCACCTCCGGCTCCACGGTCAGCGTCCGCAACGTCTCCTGGAACGGCAACCTGCCCGCCGACGGCTCCACCACCTTCGGGTTCATCGCCACCGGCACCACCGGGGCACCCACCCTGACCTGCACCTCCCCCTGA
- a CDS encoding PH domain-containing protein: MTETNPALGDVLWSGASQDLTALATGGRVQTGSYTVTTDAIRFSSGVISTREEVIPIWLVVDADINQHITQRVRGVGDLILRLDPAHAGKYGQKQILLDSIENPSEVRDLILRQANTVRRYWSQHHYDRDVELRRAGAVSTNVAVVAPPNPVPAPVPAQAPAPALEAAAAPGGDLMAQLVRLGEMKTAGLLTDEEFTAAKAKLLA; this comes from the coding sequence ATGACGGAGACGAACCCCGCGCTCGGCGACGTGCTGTGGTCGGGGGCCTCGCAGGATCTCACCGCGCTGGCGACGGGTGGCCGGGTGCAGACCGGCTCCTACACGGTGACCACGGACGCGATCCGGTTCTCGTCGGGTGTCATCTCCACCCGGGAGGAGGTCATCCCGATCTGGCTGGTCGTCGACGCCGACATCAACCAGCACATCACCCAGCGGGTCCGCGGCGTCGGCGACCTCATCCTGCGCCTGGACCCGGCCCACGCCGGGAAGTACGGGCAGAAACAGATCCTCCTGGATTCGATCGAGAACCCGTCCGAGGTGCGCGACCTGATCCTGCGGCAGGCGAACACGGTCCGCCGGTACTGGTCCCAGCATCACTACGACCGCGACGTCGAACTACGCCGGGCCGGCGCGGTCTCCACCAACGTCGCCGTGGTGGCCCCGCCCAACCCGGTCCCGGCACCGGTTCCCGCCCAGGCGCCGGCTCCCGCCCTGGAGGCCGCGGCCGCTCCCGGTGGCGACCTGATGGCCCAGCTCGTCCGGCTCGGCGAGATGAAGACCGCCGGACTGCTCACCGACGAGGAGTTCACCGCGGCCAAGGCGAAGCTCCTGGCGTGA
- a CDS encoding SigE family RNA polymerase sigma factor, with product MKIRRRRHSDETFIDFVAQRSGRLIAHAELLCGNHEQARDIVQSVLVRAYQRWRHIEHDDPYGYVHRAVTNAVTDWWRTAHQRHEQPVGEVPDQPATPENTVEDRRALLAALDRLTSRERTIVVLRYLDDCSERDTAEALGVSLGTVKSTCSRALRKLRVVLTDEAPPTGHGESGPITARWSH from the coding sequence ATGAAGATCAGACGCCGCCGTCACAGCGACGAGACGTTCATCGATTTCGTGGCGCAGCGTTCGGGTCGGCTCATCGCACATGCGGAGCTGCTCTGCGGCAATCACGAACAGGCGCGGGACATCGTGCAGTCCGTGCTGGTACGTGCCTACCAGCGATGGCGGCACATCGAGCACGACGACCCGTACGGCTACGTGCACCGCGCGGTGACCAACGCGGTGACCGACTGGTGGCGCACCGCCCATCAGCGCCACGAGCAGCCGGTCGGTGAGGTACCCGACCAGCCCGCGACGCCGGAGAACACCGTCGAGGACCGGCGTGCACTGCTCGCCGCCCTCGATCGGCTGACCAGCCGGGAGCGGACCATCGTCGTGCTGCGCTACCTGGACGACTGCTCCGAACGTGACACCGCCGAGGCGCTCGGTGTCAGCCTCGGCACGGTGAAGTCGACCTGCTCGCGTGCGCTGCGCAAGTTGAGAGTCGTCCTCACCGACGAGGCGCCGCCCACGGGACACGGCGAGTCCGGCCCGATCACCGCCCGATGGAGCCACTGA
- a CDS encoding DsbA family protein, with the protein MSTNLKVTLSVLGAALAVLLLIVAVNLTEPKPAGAVETVRADSHRLSTAADGKVTVVEFLDFECEACGAAYPGVERLRAEYGDRITYVVRYFPIASHPNAFNAAHAAEAAARQGRFEQMYVKLFDNQSGWGHSQESRAPVFAGYAAELGLDMTKYSADVTSAEVAERVKSDAADGVALGVQGTPTFFVNGERFTDRPSYEALKATIDAELNK; encoded by the coding sequence ATGAGCACCAACCTGAAGGTGACCCTGAGTGTGCTGGGCGCCGCGCTGGCCGTACTGCTGCTGATCGTGGCGGTCAACCTGACCGAGCCGAAACCGGCCGGCGCCGTCGAGACGGTCCGTGCCGACAGTCATCGGCTGTCCACGGCCGCCGACGGCAAGGTCACCGTCGTCGAGTTCCTCGACTTCGAATGCGAGGCCTGCGGCGCCGCCTATCCGGGCGTCGAGAGACTGCGGGCCGAATACGGCGACCGGATCACCTACGTGGTGCGTTACTTCCCGATCGCGAGCCACCCCAACGCGTTCAATGCGGCGCATGCGGCCGAGGCCGCCGCCCGGCAGGGCAGATTCGAGCAGATGTACGTCAAACTCTTCGACAACCAGTCGGGGTGGGGCCACAGCCAGGAGTCGAGGGCGCCGGTCTTCGCCGGATACGCCGCCGAACTCGGGTTGGACATGACGAAGTACAGCGCGGACGTGACCAGTGCCGAGGTCGCCGAGCGGGTGAAGTCGGACGCCGCCGACGGGGTGGCCCTCGGTGTCCAGGGCACGCCGACGTTCTTCGTCAACGGCGAGCGGTTCACCGACCGGCCCTCCTACGAGGCGCTCAAGGCGACCATCGACGCGGAGCTGAACAAGTGA
- a CDS encoding vitamin K epoxide reductase family protein, whose product MTEVDRPVLTDRLIGWILTVGGLVGALAAFVLMVEKVALLKDPSYVPSCSINPILSCGSVMTTAQAEVFGFPNPLIGVAAFPVVAATGVAVLAGARLPRWWWLALQAGALFGVVFVHWLFVQSLYRIGALCPYCMVVWIVMILIFSYLTLHNAERGHLPAPRRITRALLMVHSTVPLVWLLILTALIGVRFADYWRTLL is encoded by the coding sequence GTGACCGAAGTCGATCGTCCGGTGCTCACCGATCGGCTGATCGGCTGGATCCTCACCGTCGGCGGGCTGGTCGGTGCGCTCGCCGCGTTCGTGCTGATGGTCGAGAAGGTGGCGCTGCTCAAGGACCCGTCCTACGTCCCGAGCTGCTCGATCAACCCGATCCTGTCCTGCGGCTCGGTGATGACGACCGCGCAGGCCGAGGTGTTCGGCTTCCCGAACCCGCTGATCGGCGTGGCCGCCTTCCCGGTGGTCGCGGCGACCGGGGTGGCGGTGCTGGCCGGGGCTCGGCTGCCGCGTTGGTGGTGGCTGGCGCTGCAGGCCGGCGCGCTGTTCGGGGTGGTCTTCGTGCACTGGCTGTTCGTGCAGAGCCTCTACCGGATCGGGGCGCTCTGCCCGTACTGCATGGTGGTCTGGATCGTCATGATCTTGATCTTCTCGTATCTGACCCTGCACAACGCCGAACGGGGGCATCTGCCGGCACCACGCCGGATCACCCGGGCGCTGCTGATGGTGCACAGCACCGTGCCGCTGGTCTGGCTGTTGATCCTCACCGCGCTGATCGGGGTCAGGTTCGCCGACTACTGGCGCACGCTGCTCTGA